In Miscanthus floridulus cultivar M001 chromosome 8, ASM1932011v1, whole genome shotgun sequence, the sequence TCCCTTCCTGCTATGCGAAGTCAAGCACCCCAAACCCTAATGCATGCCATTTATATTCGGATCTGACCCAAAGCTGCTGGTTTTTTCATATGAACAGAAGAACGCAAGGGATGCTCGATCggttctagttttttttttttttgaaacttcgGTTCTAGTTACTTAGCAGAGCCAAAAGAGGAAGGCCATCAAAGATACGAGGGCTTGTTCTCGCCATGTCTCGGTCACCCCACCTCCCACCCCGCTGCCCGCCGCTGGGTTCTCAGATCACTCGAAGGGATGACAGCATGTTCACGCAGAGCTGCAGGTTTCCATCCGGGGATCCGTTCTTTGGTGAACCGCCGTGCTGGCTCGATGATCTCCTTGCGGATTCTGGGAAAGCTCCCAAGCTTCCTCCCCTCAGAAGGGCCTGTAGCGATTCTGATGCCATCTTGGATGCACTGTCGACATTCCAAAGCCCAATTTATCCGATTGAGGAAGGCGATCTAAACTCGGGTGGTGAAGCTGAGGACTTGTTGGATGCTGGCGAAGGTGGTGAAAGCGGTTCTGTGGTCGAGGCTAGCTGTGTTTATGGTCCGAATTCGCCAAGACAGAAGAGTAGGCTGACATCTTCAGAGAGTTCCATGGTAAATGCTGTGCTTGAGAATGTCCCCAGCAACCCCTTGCAGTACCTGACCATCGATGCCTCCAGTGGTGTGAATGGTAATGTGGCCAGTGGAACTGCTGATGCCTGTGATGCTTTTGGCCATCCTGATCAAGACAAGTCATTTAAAAGGTACACTTATGTTTGTGAGTGAAATATCTAAATTACTTTCTTCAAATGTTCTCTTTCAGAAGGTAGCGGTTTCTGCCAATCAATAGCATTGTTGCTTTTACTAAACTGGAATTTGTAGTGAAAATGCTAGAAATGTATAAATTATATCAAGTGCAGATGTGAACTTTGGGTCTTGCCAACAGAAAAGGAACATGACACTACTGCTTTGCAGAAATTAAATTAACTGATTGTGCTTCTAATTGTGTGACACTGATAGTTTTGACTTATGTCACCAGCAGTAGCAATGCCAGGTAGAATTTATTGTCGTATGATCTCAGCAGCATAAGTAGTTCAAACCATGTGGGTATGTGGTGTCTTCAAAAGTTAGTTCGTAAATCCTCATTGCTTGAATACTGTAAAAGCAACAATTTCCTTTAGTTTTATAATACTACTCCCGAGATTGTCCAACAGCCAGTCTATGTTATGTGTCAATCAGAATTCTTATTTTTCCAAGATGCGTACATTACATAGTCTCTGTACAATTGAAAGGGAGCCTGAACATCATTATACCAGAAAGATATTTATTACCTCCATTCCAAATTTTAAGCCGttgtggcttttctagatacatacctTTTGTTACACACCTAGATATACATTTTGTCTAGATACAAAGTAAAAGCTATGTATCGACAAAAGCCAGAacgtcttacaatttggaatggagggaatttttcttcttctcaaacTACGCAGGATAGCtgcatgtcatttcattaagagagGAAAAGGAATAAGAGAGCAACACGAGAACAGCCCCACCCAAACCCACACCACACAAGCCATGTTAACTATAAAGCACGCGCCATTGAAAATAGGATACGATCAACCCAACCAGAAACTAAGGTTCTGTGTCATTCGACCTTAGGAGCAGGTCCTGGAGGTTAGAGGCCCCTGCCATGCACCAAGAGCTGCATTCATTAGCGACCTTCTGTAGAAGGCTCTGAATATTTGGAGAAAGACCCTCGAACACACAAGCATTCCTAAATTTTCATACTTCCCAGGCCACCAAAATAATAAGGGAATTCAGCCCCTTGTGCATCTCCTTGGGTGTATTTCTGATGGTGTTCCCCCACCATCTGAAGGAAAAGGAACGAGCTGCATCGACCGGCGGTGCCAAAGCCGTCATGGAAAGTTTCTGAAAGACCAAAGTCCAAACCTGGTGGGTAAACACACAGAATATTAGGATGTGCTGGATAGTCTCCTCAGCCTGATCACAGAGAGGGCAAGCAGGCTGGTGGGGCAGCCCGCGCTTGGTGAGGCGATCGGCGTCCAACACCGATTATAGTTGGCTAATCAAATTAGAGGCACTAAATGTGCTAACTAAATTAGTGGTAGCTTTCAATGCTAAGCAATTAGTTTCGAGAAGCTTTCTTTGTTAATGGTGTCGCATCTTCCCATTTTGGACACATTCAGTCAATTCTAAACAGTGCTAGAAAAATTGGAATGTGTGCCTTTTAATGGATTAATGTTTTTATGCTAAATCACATTTTCTGCGTTACTGGGCATGCTTTTTTGCTATATCATTTATCGAAACAATGAGGGCTGATATTCAAGCTATGACTGCCCTGATGTTTACTGCTCTACTCACAGAAATTCCTGATTAAGGCTTCAATTTATGAGTTTGATGTTACCAAGTCAATATATTATCTTTGCATTCGCACCACACACATTTCTTATATTGTGAGTTCTTTTCCTGCACAAAATAGTTTAGGTTTCATACTTAAACAGTTTTTGTTTGATGGGTGTTGAACATTTCTAGTTGAAACACTACAAGGCAAGAGAAAACATATCATGTCCTTTGAATTTCAATATTGATGCCTACTCAGCAAATCAACACTTTTGCAGGCGTTCAGGACAAAGATCTAGGGTCCGGAAACTTCAATACATTGCTGAACTTGAAAGAACTGTTGACTCACTTCAGGTATTTATGTTGATCTTTTATTTTAATGTTGTGGGTTTCATATTACTTGTTTTATATGAATAATGCCATTTTTTTTCCAGAACATGGGAGCTGATTTGGCTGTCAGAGTGTCATCACTTTTCCAGCTTCATAATGCTCTATCAATGGAAAACAAGCAACTGAGGATGCAGATTTCCAGTCTTCAGCATGCAAAACTGATTAAGGATGGTATGTCTGAGAAACATCGTGCTCCTTTTTGAGTTATTAGAGCTATTTTAGAGTATAATTTAGACTATGCATTCTTTTAGTAACATGTGGTTCATTGAATATTTGTAGTTATGCAGCAAGAAAATAATGTGGCCATAGACAGAAATATCATGCGCTCTATATTTTTAGGTCATAAGCGGAAACAATATTGCTGCTGAACCAGATGTTACGAAATGGGGTTCAAAGGTTTTTTATTGTGATTATTTGATTCAGTAGCATGCTTCTGGTTCAACCTTTGGTGCAAGTTGTGCTCAAATGTTAAATGCAGTTCAATGGTTTTCAATAAAATAGTAATTAGCTCTTTATACAGGCTCCTGAACTCCACATAAGAATGGTCTTGCCTTTTagtaactaactaactaactacccaACATTGGCCGTTCTTTTAATTGTGTTTGTGGTTTTTGCATCCACACAACAGTAGAAACAGTTGCCATCATTTTTGCTTCAGTATTTTGGCCAATAATCATAAAAGCCTTCTGGTCTTGTTCAGCCAATCATAGCCAGGTGCTATGTCCACAACTCTGTTAACACAAAATAAAATCCAAAAGACATTGCAAATATAGTCCAAGGAGGGTTGGTAACCCCCTTTTAGGTGGGATGACTTCcggattaggataggactacatcaagggtcagctttgagctcttatctgtttgccttagtgatggatgaggtcacaagggacatacaaggggacatcccttggtgtatgcttttcgcggatgatgtagtgctagttgatgaaagccggacacgAGTGAATCataaactggagttatggcgggagactctggagtctaaaggttttagactcagtagaactaaaattgagtatatgagatgtgacttcggcactactactcggaaggaggaagatattagtttggaaggtcaagtagtgcctaggaaggatatctttcgatatttaggatcaatgctacagagagacggggatattgatgaagatgttagccatagaatcaaagcagggtggatgaagtggcgccaagcatctggtgtcctatgtgacaaaagggtaccacagaagctaaaaggcaagttttataagacggcgattagacctgctatgttgtatggtgcagaatgttggcctacgaaaagacgatatgttcaacagataagtgtcgcggaaatgcgtatgttgcgttggatttgcggtcatacaagaagggatcgagttcggaacgatgatatacgtgatagattaggggtagcaccaattgaagaaaagtttgtctaacaccggttgagatggtttggacatgtccaacggagacctccagaggcaccgatgcgtagtggaatcctaagccaggatagtaacgtgaagagaggcagaggaagaccgaagttgacttgggtagaggcaataaaaggagatttgaaaggatggaatatatccaaagacttaaccttagataggagtgctcgtaaaacagctattcacgtgcctgaaccttgatggcttctgctgggtttcaactctagtctaccccaacttgtttgggacttaaaggctttgttgttgttgttgtaacatTGCAGCTTGATCTACAGTGTGCCAGGAGTTTCTGTTGAATTGTTTTCATAGGGATAATCTGAAATATAGCTTAGCATATGCAAATTGTTTCTGTAGTTCCTTTTGTAATTCATTCCCAGACAAAAATAAACTTTTTTGCATTATTGCATCTACCAATAAGTATGAAATGCTGTGATTATCTTGCTGAAGTATGATGGTTCCAGAACATGGGTCAAACTCGTCTAAatgaaatgcttttgaaatgaaaaccGCAGGTCAGACGCATGCCCTAAAGAATGAAGCTGAAAGGTTAAAGCAGATGTCTGCCCGTCACCGCCGGAGCAGAAGCGTCACTTCCTGTTATGACCCAAGCTCTTTCAGAGCAGACGCCACTGCAGTCAATTGGCAGATGCCTGACATGGCAAGGCTCAACCTGAAGGGCAGCTCTGTCTCCCCAAGAGGTGGCTATGGTTGTGACAGCAGCCGGccctaaccccccccccccccccccccccccccccccccccccccccccccccaaagaagaagaatcCAGGCGTTACCCTAGATAACTTTTTGCTAATCTTACCCAGGCACAGATTTGAGGGCCCATCTTTGACTAGGAGAGTAGGGTGTACCAGTCGCTTTCGCGGAAATTTACAGAGGTTATCAGCTTAGTATCTCGTAGAGTGCTGTCGTTGACTCCCAGATTTGAGAACTGATGAAGTGGAGCAAGCTTTGGCTTGCCGTTTAGCAGCTGCAGTCTACTCGTTTGATGCTCCAGCATTTTGCAGTAAAGTTGCAGACCATCTCCCAATCCGTGTTGGGCCAAGGTCGCTCTTTAATTGTGGTTTCTTCTGGTTGCTATATCCATTGCCATTCGTAGGCTTTAATGGTGCTCATTTCAAGTTGTGATGATGGTGGTCAGATGATTTCCTGTTATTACTGCATTCTGTATGTGGTGTTGTTGCGTGGCCATGGTCTCACGGGAATGCATCTTTTGTATCTAAGTATGGACACCGAGAACTACATGGGCCTCAATACGATACACGAATAATGGAGGAtcagatgcaatgcaaggtggCCCCTCTGAAAAGTGGACAGGGTGAAAGGTAGCCGTGTACAATAATGTGCAACAGTGCAAGGCGTCTCTGACGAACTTTGTCCAATTATAAAAACTACTTTTGTATGGAAGATTCAGTTTTTAGACGGTGGCTTGTAGATAAGCTTTACTACTGCAGACTGCAGTTTTTATCAGGGGGAATTCCTtctgtgccattaaaaaagatcgcgaCGTCCTGTGAGTCCTttaaaaagttcagcggtctttagCATCACTGCTTCAACTTTTTTGTGCTCTCCATGCCACTGCTGTCAGTTTGGGCACTAATGGTATCAaattgcaggtgtgaaaagtcgaaaatatccttaagtctaaatatgtcattaatttttttagcatcttaacgaattcaaatgaaaaaactcaaaactagaaaattatagatctctcgttgagatctataattttcatataaaaattatctttatttaatttcgcacaaaaatatgatttgatatgattaatatatattagaaaaatcaTGTCTACCAGCTTTACTACTGCAGACTCTGCAGTTTTTATCAGACGGCTTGATGGCTTGATGCACGCACAAGAGATGGATTGACGCTTGAGTGAGGTACATGCCTCCATGTGTGGATGCGGTCATGTGGGGAGAAAAATGGGAAGAGAGAAGATTCGATGTCAAAAATAATTCTCCATGCTTTCTAGTGGCTACCGATGTCTGATCTTTGCTTGTATCTGGTTTATAAGCTAGGGCTTATTAGTCAACgagtagtatttttctttcacaccaaatcagtcaacggTATTTTTAGTCATAGCTTATAAATCAAACCAGCTCAAACGAACAGGGTCTGCATAGAAGCCTAGAACTCTGGTAGGTGACTGCGCATGCATGTGCCTATCCAGTAGTCGGGTGATTGCCTCTGCTTTTGCGGGTCTGCTGAGGTCTGAGGTTGTGTCGAGTCTGAGGCAGAGCAACCCTGATGATTCATTGATCCTAGTTTTTTTTAGCAAGGATTCATTAATCCTAATGACCGGATTTTTTTCATAAACTTGAGCCAACTTAGGATGTCTAGTTTTTTTTTAATCACACGGTAAAGACAGTGACGGATCTAGAATTTTACTAAAAGGTTAAAATTTTCACATGCAATTCTATAAAGTCCATTTAGCAACTCGGTAACAAATTGTAAAATGTACTCCACAATTTGTTATACAAGCATTAAGTAGCGTAATAAGTCTTAGGACTCCTTTGGTTCATAGGAAAAATGGAGAAAAAAACATAGGATTGAGAATCCTATAGGAATTGTTACTATTCATGCCTTTGGTTCATAGGAATGGAGCATAGAAATAGTGTAGGAATTTTTCGTTTGCATGTTGTTTTGGAGGAAAACGACAAGAACTTTAGCATCCACTCAAACCTCTTGGTAAAAATCATAAGTTTCTCCTATGTCCATCCAAATGATCATTCCTTTCAAATTCCTGTGTTTTCCAATCCTCTGTTTTGCAACTGTATTCCTGTGcaattcctatgtttttcctattcctgtgttccaagatttttttttaattttaacactttttggaaactaattttaaatctaacacagtcgggtttttttaaactaacatttttggccacgcctattgccctggcgcagccaaatgcctatgccgcgccatgcatggtggcgcggcagaggactgacgtggcggcgaccggaatcgctgaccgctgatggggcagggcctgccgcgccatcaACCTTGGCGCGACAGTGACGCGCCTTGATCCATGGCGCGGTAGAGCTGAATAAAACCCCGTGGCCAGTCctgcctgcccgagcagcaagcccgcctggcTGCCGCGCCCGCTGCTCGCCCggcggtacctggacggtttaatcggaacgcgtcgcgccgatagtgggagttattctaagtattgcttgacgtaaaatgaATAGTATATTTGTTTCTCTTTTGTTGAATTagtttcacggccgaatagagaatttgataaggcaatgattttttttttcgtctttcataatacggttaaccaccatgttaactaatcgattacgaaaaattaGATCGGATTGAAATGAATATTTTTTTAAAGGAACTTATTTCTTGggctttttggccccatattgtaggatcggcggtGACGTGACtatggaccccggcttcctcgaTCCCTTGCGCAAGACaccggccaccggcgtcgagataccccGGTACTGCCGGtttccgaactagttgctacttaatctcgcatgcAGTGATGCCGCGACACATTgaaacaaatatgaagcaaataaatgaagttcgTGCGCAAGTTGATAAGCTGCCACGTAACATTttaattggtttgacataagttcgacataacataaccaactaagcctgcaagtttcggacgtcaataatagttcgacctaacaaactaagatccaagagtgtaaggatccctcggacgccatgtctcttcggatttgttggcaacacattggaagTGTAGCCAACGTTGGTGTGGTCGCGTCGCCGGTGCGTACTGCTCGTACcctacaagtatatgatatgcacgattacttaaaATTCTTTATGATtgttagttcatgtagcctacgtatttaaagaaactatctttgttagtacctatgaggctccttgggtaccaagcggagCACCACCTAgatgagacatgccgatctcgtcctgcggccaatcgtcccactggtcgtgctgtctgtgGAAGCCTAgggggtcatcgtcgtcgtcatcgtcgtcctcggttaCAGGGTCCTTCCCAGTGCTATGATGTAgtggtgtacgcactgcggaagtggcacctgtccccggctgagaagagccagcTGGTGTCcttaaagaggctgaagacgtgccacccgaccgcgccgggagtggcggttcctcataaggagtgtccatgcaactcagcttttgagctagcttcctgcagctcttcttcaccttctacataaatatacgttaaagttagtgcattttccaaacgcatatacactaaagaaacaattTTGGAATGGACTAGTTTATGTTTatctccacaaaagcctcaagaatgcctggcccctgccctctagactcatgaagccagaatgctgcttcgttggacaaccTCGACAATTATGTCGCCTAGGTACAAAAACAcggttgaacagttttagtatacatacttaataccaaatggataacaaattgtaccattcaagtatcttaccacgtatctttgtagcggggctctctatagctgtgtgtcctctctagtggcaacgtcgtacacatcttcaatCACAttttcctccgagtcctcgtcaatcgcctcctcagtgtacgggggcttgatatgtgtcctcgtagatctGTGAAGCCAGCGCatgtactcgtcgaaggtgtgctgatcGTGTGGAGGACCTGCATGGACCGGTTGCCATTCCCtagtctcccacaagtggatgtgcgcgttgtgtcacacgccaatccttggtcttgtacctcttcctgcggtcgtacctgcaacaaaatgatgttagttgtaccacacacacctctgaattgtagctttattattaatcgataacgcacccatgtaatccttggttggtggagtaaagcagtGGTGGACagtctgtcattcttccaaactatctgcagaccctaacgggcaagtgaatctcgaccacgtgaaagaaaataagagggacgttgcagcgatactcctctgactcgtccctagtgacaggactaagatagtactggagctcgggagcatcctaaggacaccaatgcacctgaacatttcgtaattgagttaggctatgatatagtgtagatcgaacatgacacaggtatgatagtaaaaagagcataacctggtgctatgtcaggacgtcgagatcgTCCGTGTACTCcttgtacttgcgcctcgcattacCTCTAACTAACTCTAATTTCGTCTAGATAAACAgagttgtagggagtgtatcctgcccgttccattgctacattgaacatgataataaattagtcattaataaactcatcatatgtaaccatattgaagaatataatgaaccgaagtatttaccggtaaaccagtactaagaggcctcccaatgggccatcgttcccaacaccaaacctggagtaggtacgagcaacctccaaggttcgcataccctaagGTGCGATGACATGCaacacatagctgtcgatacgtccatgccaggactacgctgccccagctgtacacCGCTATGTTCTTCcatggctggcgtagtatgtcaaggaagatccagttgatggtgttgcccgaggcgtctgggaagaggaaagtgCCAAAGCCATACTCGagtgaacctgtcgatctgagcctcctcagcctgtgggtccaagtaatcaaagcgctccgtgatccaggaTGACGGAACACCGGAAGTTTTCCTGAAATTTACCAAAAAAAATAAGACCCGATGGCTGTAGGAAAGCAatacaagtattaaataggcttcaatttctcacttatttttcttggaagcctcgtcgtccggtggaagaaagctagtaaactgagccaccaccTCCCTCCAATGATCATtatcaactatccctgtcactagaagtcttctcaaccgaaggccaaaaatagctttcacgtcctgcatggtcaaggttatctcgccacaaggtaggtgaaaCGTGTGTGTCTCAGGCcttcacctgttataagaatagaatgactgttagttgcctcaaatttgttataagaaagtttatgtacaaagaatgcactcgcacctgtctacagctgcagtaagtagtgctgggtcaaggggcgaaagACCATGGTTGACAAAATGGATAAGCtcaaggaagccggcacgccgtatgtacggcgcagaACGCTCGTTCCACTGgtacgccctggtgtgcgtgtggggcctcaaagtaggcaaggccacctctgcgtcgttgtcactcaagatgtgtgcttggTGCTGGTCATCgcactccacctcaagaatagggTACAACGGGTGATGCCtgggaggggtcatcctgttataaattgataaacaaaacgttagagtattcaaattaaaaaaatccaaatcaacattatgtagcattgtaaaatttgaactacttattattgaaaggatctaggatgtcgcctagagggggggtgaataggcgtttctgaaaaatcaacacctttaaaagcggaaacgattagtaataggagtttccaaaatggaaactccaaatcagagtaatacaacccctcacaagttagccacaaagtatataaaagatactagataaacctagggagccaaacaacgacaaccaaagagttgaatcaaaatgaactagttagttaatgtcggaagtcccgacagtttgggtcagaacttctgacg encodes:
- the LOC136473638 gene encoding basic leucine zipper 19-like, whose protein sequence is MSRSPHLPPRCPPLGSQITRRDDSMFTQSCRFPSGDPFFGEPPCWLDDLLADSGKAPKLPPLRRACSDSDAILDALSTFQSPIYPIEEGDLNSGGEAEDLLDAGEGGESGSVVEASCVYGPNSPRQKSRLTSSESSMVNAVLENVPSNPLQYLTIDASSGVNGNVASGTADACDAFGHPDQDKSFKRRSGQRSRVRKLQYIAELERTVDSLQNMGADLAVRVSSLFQLHNALSMENKQLRMQISSLQHAKLIKDGQTHALKNEAERLKQMSARHRRSRSVTSCYDPSSFRADATAVNWQMPDMARLNLKGSSVSPRGGYGCDSSRP